One part of the Xylanimonas allomyrinae genome encodes these proteins:
- a CDS encoding S8/S53 family peptidase: MDGSWWYGSYGVAEVNAQGADGHGVTVAVIDDGINPQVPMLADADLEVHEPSFCMNEADDAPAAAATTDLFESWHGTNVVAHLVGNGQGYDGQSSVRGISPKARVRFYDDNGYYSPNPDGSYNPGILCGSVNDVDAVAAAVVQAVDDGADIISISQETITVSGDDLSVAFAYAMHEGVIVVHGMSNDGVATLRVNGGVAVQAVGPDLKPATPTARLQDFGHQRVVMAAGGQMLVQGDPTTGDWRSLEIADGSSFATPLVAGMLADVWSVYPDATANQLLQSLIRNTGSEDHELGYDEIFGYGLASVGHMVRAGDPAQYPDQNPLIELRSVDPERSEPSPTAEEIAAGVRPSWAPALAADPSTDPSGKTSGKASGDGSGGTQAGQAPAGAAGWGVGRWVLVGGLGVVGLVLVAGVVTVVVVLTRRGRTVPGPAVPVPGAGVPPQAWPQPQGQPAQGQPAQGQPTPGQPAPGQPAPGQSAPGQPWQSSSWVGDGPVQPGQGVQHGDRP; this comes from the coding sequence ATGGACGGGTCGTGGTGGTACGGCTCGTATGGCGTGGCTGAGGTGAATGCGCAGGGTGCGGATGGTCATGGGGTCACGGTCGCGGTGATTGATGACGGGATTAACCCGCAGGTGCCGATGCTGGCGGATGCGGATCTGGAGGTGCATGAGCCGTCGTTCTGTATGAACGAGGCGGATGATGCGCCGGCGGCCGCGGCAACGACTGATCTTTTCGAGTCGTGGCATGGCACGAATGTGGTGGCGCATCTGGTGGGGAATGGTCAGGGGTATGACGGGCAGTCCTCGGTGAGGGGGATCTCGCCGAAGGCGCGGGTGCGCTTCTACGACGATAACGGCTACTACAGCCCGAACCCGGATGGCTCCTACAACCCCGGCATCCTCTGTGGCAGCGTGAACGACGTCGATGCGGTAGCGGCTGCGGTCGTGCAGGCCGTGGATGACGGTGCGGACATCATCTCCATCTCGCAGGAGACCATTACGGTGTCTGGCGATGATTTGTCGGTGGCGTTCGCGTATGCGATGCACGAAGGCGTGATCGTGGTCCACGGGATGTCCAACGACGGTGTGGCAACCCTCCGTGTCAATGGTGGGGTGGCGGTGCAGGCGGTGGGGCCGGACCTGAAGCCTGCGACCCCGACTGCCCGGCTCCAGGACTTTGGGCATCAGCGGGTCGTGATGGCTGCGGGTGGGCAGATGCTGGTGCAGGGGGACCCCACCACGGGTGATTGGCGGTCGCTGGAGATCGCCGACGGTTCGTCGTTTGCGACGCCGTTGGTGGCGGGGATGTTGGCGGATGTGTGGAGCGTGTACCCGGACGCGACGGCCAACCAGTTGCTTCAGTCGTTGATCCGGAACACGGGCTCGGAGGATCACGAGCTGGGTTATGACGAGATCTTCGGGTACGGGCTGGCGTCGGTGGGGCACATGGTGCGGGCGGGTGACCCCGCCCAGTACCCGGACCAGAACCCGCTGATCGAGCTCCGGAGTGTCGACCCAGAGAGGTCTGAGCCTTCCCCGACGGCTGAGGAGATCGCGGCGGGTGTGCGTCCGTCGTGGGCGCCCGCACTGGCAGCCGACCCGTCGACCGACCCGTCGGGCAAGACGTCGGGCAAGGCGTCGGGTGATGGGTCGGGCGGCACGCAGGCGGGGCAGGCCCCGGCGGGTGCGGCCGGGTGGGGTGTGGGTCGGTGGGTGCTGGTCGGTGGTCTGGGTGTGGTCGGGCTGGTGCTGGTGGCGGGGGTGGTGACGGTCGTGGTGGTGCTGACGCGTCGGGGCCGCACGGTTCCCGGCCCCGCGGTACCGGTGCCCGGTGCGGGCGTGCCACCCCAGGCCTGGCCACAACCACAGGGTCAGCCGGCACAGGGCCAGCCGGCACAGGGCCAGCCGACACCGGGCCAGCCGGCACCGGGCCAGCCGGCACCGGGTCAGTCGGCACCGGGTCAGCCGTGGCAGTCGTCGTCGTGGGTGGGTGACGGTCCGGTGCAGCCGGGTCAGGGAGTGCAGCACGGAGACCGGCCATGA
- a CDS encoding S8/S53 family peptidase: MNRSLKGVGRAGVKACAAVVVAGVVVVGGGAAAWGVDGSWWYGSYGVAEVNAQGADGHGVTVAVIDSGINPRVPMLADADLVVHEPSFCMNEADDAPAAAATTDFFESWHGTNVVAHLVGNGQGYDGQSSVRGISPKARVRFYDDSGYYLPNPDGSFSSLLNCSSVNDVDAVAAAVVQAVDDGADIISISQETGAAAGSDLSVAFAYAIHEGVIVVHGMSNDGVAVLRVNGGVAVQAVGPDLEPATPTARLRDFSHERVVVAAGGQMLVQGDTDTGDWRPLGLAEGSSFATPLVAGMLADVWSVYPDATANQLLQSLIRNTGSEDHELGYDEIFGYGLASVGHMVRAGDPAQYPDQNPLIEPWSADREGFEPSPTAEEIAAGVRPSWAPALSADPSTDPSGKTSGKASGDGSGGTQAGQAPAGAAGWGVGRWVLVGGLGVVGLVLVAGVVTVVVVLTRRGRTVPRPAVPVPGAGVPPQGWPQPQGQPAPGQPAPGQPAPGQSAPGQPWQSSSWVGDGPVQPGQGVQHGDRP; this comes from the coding sequence GTGAACCGGTCGCTGAAGGGTGTTGGTCGCGCTGGGGTGAAGGCGTGCGCCGCCGTGGTGGTGGCTGGGGTGGTGGTCGTTGGCGGGGGTGCGGCGGCGTGGGGTGTGGACGGGTCGTGGTGGTACGGGTCGTATGGCGTGGCTGAGGTGAATGCGCAGGGTGCGGATGGTCATGGGGTCACGGTCGCGGTGATCGATAGCGGGATCAACCCGCGGGTGCCGATGCTGGCGGATGCGGATCTGGTGGTGCATGAGCCGTCGTTCTGTATGAACGAGGCGGATGATGCACCGGCGGCCGCGGCGACGACTGATTTCTTCGAGTCGTGGCATGGCACGAATGTGGTGGCGCATCTGGTGGGGAATGGTCAGGGGTATGACGGGCAGTCCTCGGTGAGGGGGATCTCGCCGAAGGCGCGTGTGCGCTTCTATGACGACAGCGGCTACTACCTCCCGAACCCGGATGGCTCCTTCAGTTCGCTTTTGAACTGCAGCAGCGTGAACGACGTCGATGCGGTAGCGGCTGCGGTCGTGCAGGCGGTGGATGACGGTGCGGACATCATCTCCATCTCGCAGGAGACGGGGGCGGCGGCGGGCAGTGATTTGTCGGTGGCGTTCGCGTATGCGATTCACGAAGGCGTGATCGTGGTCCACGGGATGTCCAACGACGGTGTGGCAGTCCTCCGTGTCAATGGTGGGGTGGCGGTGCAGGCGGTGGGGCCGGATCTGGAGCCTGCGACCCCGACTGCCCGGCTCCGGGACTTCTCGCATGAGCGGGTCGTGGTGGCTGCGGGTGGGCAGATGCTGGTGCAGGGGGACACCGACACTGGTGATTGGCGGCCACTGGGGCTCGCCGAGGGTTCGTCGTTTGCGACGCCGTTGGTGGCGGGGATGTTGGCGGATGTGTGGAGCGTGTACCCGGACGCGACGGCCAACCAGTTGCTTCAGTCGTTGATCCGGAACACGGGCTCGGAGGATCACGAGCTGGGTTATGACGAGATCTTCGGGTACGGGCTGGCGTCGGTGGGGCACATGGTGCGGGCGGGTGACCCCGCCCAGTACCCGGACCAGAACCCGCTGATCGAGCCCTGGAGCGCCGACCGGGAGGGCTTTGAGCCTTCCCCGACGGCTGAGGAGATCGCGGCGGGTGTGCGTCCGTCGTGGGCGCCCGCACTGTCAGCCGACCCGTCGACCGACCCGTCGGGCAAGACGTCGGGCAAGGCGTCGGGTGATGGGTCGGGCGGCACGCAGGCGGGGCAGGCCCCGGCGGGTGCGGCCGGGTGGGGTGTGGGTCGGTGGGTGCTGGTTGGTGGCCTGGGTGTGGTCGGGCTGGTGCTGGTGGCGGGGGTGGTGACGGTCGTGGTGGTGCTGACGCGCCGGGGCCGCACGGTTCCTCGCCCCGCGGTACCGGTGCCCGGTGCGGGCGTGCCACCCCAGGGCTGGCCACAACCACAGGGTCAGCCGGCACCGGGTCAGCCGGCACCGGGCCAGCCGGCACCGGGTCAGTCGGCACCGGGTCAGCCGTGGCAGTCGTCGTCGTGGGTGGGTGACGGTCCGGTGCAGCCGGGTCAGGGAGTGCAGCACGGAGACCGGCCATGA
- a CDS encoding S8 family serine peptidase yields MNRSLKGVGRAGVKACAAVVVAGVVVVGGRAAAWGVDGSWWYGSYGVAEVNAQGADGHGVTVAVIDDGINPQVPMLADADLVVHEPSFCLNEADDAPAAAASTDFFESGHGTNVVAHLVGNGQGYDGQSSVRGISPKARVRFYDDNGYYSPNPDGSYNPGILCGSVNDADATAAAVVQAVDDGADIISISQETITVSGDDLSVAFAYAMHEGVIVVHGMSNDGVANQRVNGGVAVQAVGPDLKPATPTARIRDIAHQRVVMAAGGQMLVQGDPTTGDWRSLEIAGGSSFATPLVAGMLADVWSVYPDATANQLLQSLIRNTGSEDHELGYDEIFGYGLASVGHMVRAGDPAQYPDQNPLIELRSVDPERSEPSPTAEEIAAGVRPSWAPALAADPSTDPSGKTSGKASGDGSGGAPAGQAPAGAAGWGVGRWVLVGGLGVVGLVLVAGVVTVVVVLTRRGRTVPRPAVPVPGAGVPPQAWPQPPGPPTQGPPIPVPPAQGPSWHAPPGAQGDSTQQAQEQQRGERR; encoded by the coding sequence GTGAACCGGTCGCTGAAGGGTGTTGGTCGCGCTGGGGTGAAGGCGTGCGCTGCCGTGGTGGTGGCTGGGGTGGTGGTCGTTGGCGGGCGTGCGGCGGCGTGGGGTGTGGACGGGTCGTGGTGGTACGGGTCGTATGGCGTGGCTGAGGTGAATGCGCAGGGTGCGGATGGTCATGGGGTCACGGTCGCGGTGATTGATGACGGGATTAACCCGCAGGTGCCGATGCTGGCGGATGCGGATCTGGTGGTGCATGAGCCGTCGTTCTGTTTGAACGAGGCGGATGATGCGCCGGCGGCTGCGGCGTCGACTGATTTTTTCGAGTCGGGTCATGGCACGAATGTGGTGGCGCATCTGGTGGGGAATGGTCAGGGGTATGACGGTCAGTCCTCGGTGAGGGGGATCTCGCCGAAGGCGCGGGTGCGCTTCTACGACGATAACGGCTACTACAGCCCGAACCCGGATGGCTCCTACAACCCCGGCATCCTCTGTGGCAGCGTGAACGACGCCGATGCGACAGCGGCTGCGGTCGTGCAGGCCGTGGATGACGGTGCGGACATCATCTCCATCTCGCAGGAGACCATTACGGTGTCTGGCGATGATTTGTCGGTGGCGTTCGCGTATGCGATGCACGAAGGCGTGATCGTGGTCCACGGGATGTCCAACGACGGTGTGGCAAACCAACGTGTCAATGGTGGGGTGGCGGTGCAGGCGGTGGGGCCGGACCTGAAGCCTGCGACCCCGACTGCCCGGATCAGGGACATTGCACATCAGCGGGTCGTGATGGCCGCGGGTGGGCAGATGCTGGTGCAGGGGGACCCCACCACGGGTGATTGGCGGTCGCTGGAGATCGCCGGCGGTTCGTCGTTTGCGACGCCGTTGGTGGCGGGGATGTTGGCGGATGTGTGGAGCGTGTACCCGGACGCGACGGCCAACCAGTTGCTTCAGTCGTTGATCCGGAACACGGGCTCGGAGGATCACGAGCTGGGTTATGACGAGATCTTCGGGTACGGGCTGGCGTCGGTGGGGCACATGGTGCGGGCGGGTGACCCCGCCCAGTACCCGGACCAGAACCCGCTGATCGAGCTCCGGAGTGTCGACCCAGAGAGGTCTGAGCCTTCCCCGACGGCTGAGGAGATCGCGGCGGGTGTGCGTCCGTCGTGGGCGCCCGCACTGGCAGCCGACCCGTCGACCGACCCGTCGGGCAAGACGTCGGGCAAGGCGTCGGGTGATGGGTCGGGCGGCGCGCCGGCGGGGCAGGCCCCGGCGGGTGCGGCCGGGTGGGGTGTGGGTCGGTGGGTGCTGGTTGGTGGTCTGGGTGTGGTCGGGCTGGTGCTGGTGGCGGGGGTGGTGACGGTCGTGGTGGTGCTGACGCGTCGGGGCCGCACGGTTCCTCGCCCCGCAGTACCGGTGCCCGGTGCGGGCGTGCCACCCCAGGCCTGGCCACAACCACCAGGCCCGCCGACACAGGGCCCCCCGATTCCGGTCCCGCCGGCACAGGGCCCGTCATGGCATGCGCCGCCAGGAGCGCAGGGTGACTCGACACAACAAGCCCAGGAACAACAGCGAGGAGAGCGACGATGA
- a CDS encoding WXG100 family type VII secretion target — protein sequence MSFGYVPCPADALTPPPPVPNDWAQSARMNAGLVIGGIDWVIKFLTGESPLEKWVFKPLAGNWGELDRGAAAWSAAGRAMSTLKDNMNAVKANVGDQWQGQTADAFLALEAEMADNLSDLPSACDEASEMVSALSEAAQAIAEMIATGISELASLAGKAIASLGVPGVGEAAQLYWQPRIAVSLAKWTTKITKAFKKFAELAEKLTGIAKKIYEIVKKIAKIVVKIARMVEDFREKYPEVESAVTIGISAANAGSKTLDAAQKTLAWDGV from the coding sequence ATGAGCTTCGGATACGTACCCTGCCCGGCGGACGCGCTGACGCCGCCGCCGCCAGTCCCGAACGACTGGGCGCAGTCGGCGCGAATGAACGCCGGGCTGGTGATCGGCGGCATCGACTGGGTCATCAAGTTCCTCACCGGCGAGAGCCCGCTAGAAAAGTGGGTGTTCAAGCCGCTCGCGGGCAACTGGGGTGAACTCGATCGGGGCGCCGCGGCGTGGTCGGCGGCAGGCAGAGCCATGAGCACGCTCAAGGACAACATGAACGCCGTCAAGGCGAACGTCGGCGACCAGTGGCAGGGGCAGACGGCCGACGCGTTCCTGGCGCTCGAGGCAGAGATGGCCGACAACCTGTCCGACCTGCCGTCGGCCTGCGACGAGGCCTCCGAGATGGTCTCGGCGCTGAGCGAGGCAGCCCAGGCGATCGCGGAGATGATTGCCACGGGCATCTCTGAGCTCGCCTCCCTCGCGGGCAAAGCGATTGCCTCTCTGGGGGTCCCTGGCGTAGGGGAGGCCGCCCAGCTGTACTGGCAACCACGCATCGCCGTCTCGCTGGCGAAATGGACCACGAAGATCACGAAGGCATTCAAGAAGTTCGCGGAGCTCGCCGAGAAGCTGACCGGCATCGCGAAGAAGATTTACGAGATCGTGAAGAAGATCGCCAAGATCGTCGTGAAGATCGCGCGGATGGTCGAGGACTTCAGGGAGAAATACCCCGAAGTCGAGTCGGCCGTCACCATCGGCATCTCTGCGGCGAACGCGGGCTCCAAGACCCTCGACGCCGCACAGAAGACCCTCGCGTGGGACGGGGTGTGA
- a CDS encoding FHA domain-containing protein, producing MFAPPAGHAIAADQLGPLSHTSMHGDVALALAGPGGAGAASLLLAFDTGQREYLPWGVTAVLGRRPTPTVPGESVITVLQDGGTVSKNHLRVEHADDGVWVTDLGSTNGSVLVAEDGTRTAAVPGARLALDDGVRVRIGDRSWTATLIQGRTEMARRLAVPRVPSGTITLQPRPSCR from the coding sequence GTGTTCGCTCCGCCCGCCGGGCACGCGATCGCCGCGGACCAGCTCGGCCCGCTCTCCCACACCTCGATGCACGGCGACGTCGCGCTCGCCCTGGCTGGGCCCGGGGGCGCGGGCGCCGCATCGCTCCTGCTCGCGTTCGACACCGGGCAGCGCGAGTACCTGCCATGGGGCGTGACGGCCGTGCTCGGCCGCCGCCCGACGCCCACCGTGCCCGGCGAGAGCGTCATCACCGTCCTTCAGGACGGCGGCACCGTGTCCAAGAACCACCTGCGCGTCGAGCACGCCGACGACGGCGTGTGGGTCACCGACCTCGGCTCCACCAACGGCTCGGTGCTCGTCGCCGAGGACGGCACCCGCACCGCCGCAGTCCCCGGAGCCAGGCTCGCGCTCGACGACGGGGTGCGCGTGCGCATCGGCGACCGGAGCTGGACGGCCACGCTGATCCAGGGGAGGACTGAGATGGCCAGACGCCTTGCGGTGCCTCGTGTCCCGTCAGGGACCATCACGCTCCAGCCCCGCCCGAGCTGTCGGTGA
- the eccCb gene encoding type VII secretion protein EccCb, giving the protein MVDVPLEQRREALVVDLSGAAGHMVVVGRPLSGKSTLLRTAVTALALTTTPLETQFYVLDFGGGTFTALRGLPHLAGLAMRSEPDAVRRTIAEISGIVDAREVYFRDAGVDSMETYRQRRAAGQADDGWGDIFLVVDGWATLRAEFEELEQQIIAIAARGLTYGVHVILTANRWMEMRPQIRDVIGTRFELRLGDPSDSEVDRKAARNVPESLPGRGLTPSGLHLLSALPRIDGDGAAETLADGVADLVARVQSAWHGPAGPKLRMLPERIDLPQVQALAGPEDRRLLLGVDEQALAPFGLDLRTSPHLYAFGDAETGKSSLLRACAAEIVRLYGPSEAKIFVVDYRRALLDEVPPEYLGAYLTSHELASGGMSELAALFSSRIPGPGVTAEELRARSWWKGAEGFVLIDDYDLVSTSQGNPILPLVPLLAQASDVGLHVVVVRRSGGASRALYDPVLQRLGDLGATGILLPGNPEEGALIGRVKPAAGPPGRVQVVSRERGVFRGQLAFTPSSHG; this is encoded by the coding sequence GTGGTCGACGTGCCCCTCGAACAGCGACGCGAAGCGCTCGTCGTCGACCTGTCCGGAGCGGCCGGCCACATGGTCGTCGTCGGGCGGCCGTTGTCCGGCAAGTCCACGCTCCTGCGGACCGCCGTCACGGCGCTCGCCCTGACCACCACCCCGCTCGAGACGCAGTTCTACGTGCTCGACTTCGGCGGCGGCACGTTCACCGCGCTGCGCGGACTGCCTCACCTGGCCGGTCTCGCGATGCGTTCCGAACCCGACGCCGTCCGGCGCACGATCGCCGAGATCTCCGGGATCGTCGACGCGCGGGAGGTCTACTTCCGCGACGCGGGCGTCGACTCCATGGAGACCTACCGCCAGCGGCGCGCGGCAGGCCAGGCGGACGACGGGTGGGGCGACATCTTCCTCGTCGTCGACGGCTGGGCCACCCTGCGCGCGGAGTTCGAAGAGCTCGAGCAGCAGATCATCGCGATCGCGGCACGCGGACTCACCTACGGCGTCCACGTGATCCTCACCGCCAACCGCTGGATGGAGATGCGCCCGCAGATCCGCGACGTCATCGGCACCCGGTTCGAGCTGCGGCTCGGTGACCCGTCCGACTCCGAGGTGGACCGCAAGGCGGCCCGCAACGTGCCCGAGTCGCTGCCCGGGCGCGGCCTGACGCCGTCCGGCCTGCACCTGCTGTCCGCGCTGCCGCGCATCGACGGCGACGGTGCCGCAGAGACCCTCGCCGACGGCGTGGCCGACCTCGTCGCGCGCGTGCAGTCCGCGTGGCACGGCCCCGCCGGGCCGAAGCTGCGGATGCTGCCCGAGCGCATCGACCTGCCGCAGGTCCAGGCACTGGCAGGACCCGAGGACCGGCGTCTGCTGCTCGGCGTCGACGAGCAGGCCCTCGCCCCGTTCGGCCTCGACCTGCGCACCAGCCCGCACCTGTACGCCTTCGGCGACGCAGAGACGGGCAAGTCCTCGCTGCTGCGAGCCTGCGCGGCCGAGATCGTGCGCCTGTACGGACCCTCCGAGGCCAAGATCTTCGTCGTCGACTACCGGCGGGCGCTGCTCGACGAGGTCCCGCCCGAGTACCTGGGCGCCTACCTCACGTCGCACGAGCTGGCCTCGGGAGGGATGTCGGAGCTCGCCGCGCTGTTCTCCAGCCGCATCCCCGGCCCCGGCGTGACCGCGGAGGAGCTGCGTGCGCGCTCGTGGTGGAAGGGCGCCGAGGGCTTCGTCCTCATCGACGACTACGACCTGGTCTCCACCTCCCAGGGCAACCCGATCCTGCCGCTCGTCCCGCTGCTCGCCCAGGCCTCCGACGTCGGGCTGCACGTCGTCGTCGTACGGAGATCGGGTGGTGCGTCACGCGCGCTGTACGACCCAGTCCTCCAGCGCCTCGGCGACCTGGGTGCCACCGGCATCCTGCTGCCCGGCAACCCCGAGGAGGGCGCGCTCATCGGGCGGGTCAAGCCCGCGGCCGGGCCACCGGGCCGCGTGCAGGTGGTCTCACGCGAGCGGGGCGTGTTCCGCGGGCAGCTCGCATTCACCCCCTCGAGCCACGGGTAA
- a CDS encoding DUF4190 domain-containing protein encodes MYPTPLPGGYPQQLPYPQGAPPYLAPAPGGDAPGAPYLAPAPGGDATGTPYLAPAPGGYATGTPYLAPAPGGYAPGAPYQNQYHSVVSPSYRPPQDAVDAGRGLGLAALCTAFFCPFAGVILGFMARSRSAASGYKNTPASIGLWVGTILSFVWILAAVPLVSELFVSLQASGPGDAAYDPGVSVVHWVPQAEGGIGDVLVVEEPGGSR; translated from the coding sequence GTGTACCCGACGCCTCTCCCCGGGGGCTACCCGCAGCAGCTTCCGTACCCCCAAGGGGCTCCGCCGTACCTGGCGCCGGCTCCTGGCGGTGACGCGCCGGGGGCGCCGTACCTGGCGCCGGCTCCCGGCGGTGACGCGACGGGGACGCCGTACCTGGCGCCGGCTCCCGGCGGGTACGCGACGGGGACGCCGTACCTGGCGCCGGCTCCCGGGGGTTACGCGCCGGGGGCGCCGTACCAGAACCAGTACCACTCCGTCGTGTCGCCCTCCTACCGCCCGCCCCAGGACGCGGTCGACGCCGGCCGGGGTCTCGGGCTGGCCGCCCTGTGCACGGCGTTCTTCTGCCCGTTCGCAGGAGTGATCCTCGGGTTCATGGCCCGATCCCGGTCCGCCGCATCGGGCTACAAGAACACGCCGGCGTCCATCGGCCTCTGGGTCGGCACCATCCTCAGCTTTGTCTGGATCTTGGCTGCGGTGCCGCTGGTCAGCGAACTATTCGTCTCCCTCCAGGCGTCCGGTCCAGGCGACGCGGCGTACGACCCGGGGGTCAGCGTCGTGCACTGGGTTCCCCAGGCCGAGGGCGGGATCGGCGATGTCCTCGTCGTCGAGGAGCCGGGAGGTTCACGATGA
- a CDS encoding GTPase, giving the protein MTLPQGPRAARPIAGRPDPAVADELGLTVYDVARDLRRDVEDVRLPLPIDGAAEAEASRGRLIAQLDEHLLPRLRELSSPAIVVVAGSTGAGKSTLYNSLLGEEVSLAGVLRPTTREPVLAFNPADRDVVQAGPATEASRVVYHDGVPRGTALLDAPDLDSFLSENRTTAQQLLEAADLWLFVTTASRYGDALPWQALSRATERGASVAMVLNRVPTETLTTIRADLMQRLREHGMTDVPLFVVPDVGPHEGLLEARTVAPVRRWLRLLAGPERSRAVIVRTLKGALGALPAWVTALAEAVEEQGEAAARIRAAIEKERPDAERLARTGVAAGVVAGAAVEARWRELSGSAKVDRVKIRDGVVRSTRRAGRKREEALVALRSDVEAAASRTLVAAGGRVEERLRAVLTGPGAPAGGGAALPDAAARARDRESKIVASVTAWSASVSGVVDGFGAGEHAERVAAAVKAFGPQGLGTLLLASAAGSADAERLLVRVFAEAHAEPVKTLRADLGERAVAVVGDELDAVLGVLDTPNLADDAASGLRVRLAELRRLT; this is encoded by the coding sequence GTGACACTGCCCCAGGGACCGCGCGCCGCCCGCCCCATCGCGGGCCGACCCGACCCCGCCGTGGCGGACGAGCTCGGCCTGACGGTCTACGACGTCGCCCGCGACCTGCGACGCGACGTCGAGGACGTCCGCCTGCCGCTGCCGATCGACGGCGCGGCCGAGGCCGAGGCTTCGCGCGGGCGACTGATCGCCCAGCTCGACGAGCACCTGCTGCCGCGTCTGCGCGAGCTGTCGTCGCCCGCGATCGTCGTCGTCGCCGGGTCGACAGGGGCCGGCAAGTCCACGCTGTACAACTCGCTGCTGGGCGAGGAGGTGTCGCTCGCCGGGGTGCTGCGCCCCACGACGCGCGAGCCCGTGCTGGCCTTCAACCCCGCAGACCGGGACGTCGTGCAGGCGGGGCCCGCGACCGAGGCGTCCCGCGTCGTCTACCACGACGGCGTCCCTCGCGGCACGGCCCTGCTCGACGCCCCCGACCTCGACTCGTTCCTCTCCGAGAACCGGACGACGGCGCAGCAGCTCCTCGAAGCGGCCGACCTGTGGCTCTTCGTCACGACGGCCTCGCGCTACGGCGACGCACTGCCCTGGCAGGCCCTTTCGCGCGCCACGGAGCGCGGAGCGTCGGTCGCGATGGTCCTCAACCGCGTCCCCACGGAGACGCTCACGACGATCCGTGCCGACCTCATGCAACGCCTGCGCGAGCACGGGATGACGGACGTGCCGCTGTTCGTCGTGCCCGACGTCGGCCCGCACGAGGGCCTGCTCGAAGCGAGGACCGTGGCGCCCGTGCGCCGCTGGCTGCGGCTCCTGGCCGGACCAGAGCGTTCGCGCGCCGTCATCGTCCGCACGCTGAAGGGCGCACTCGGCGCCCTGCCTGCGTGGGTCACGGCGCTCGCGGAGGCCGTCGAGGAGCAGGGCGAGGCGGCCGCGCGGATCCGCGCGGCCATCGAGAAGGAGCGCCCCGACGCCGAGCGGCTCGCGCGCACCGGCGTCGCCGCGGGAGTCGTCGCGGGCGCCGCGGTCGAGGCACGGTGGCGCGAGCTGTCCGGCAGCGCGAAGGTCGACCGCGTCAAGATCCGCGACGGCGTCGTGCGTTCGACCCGGCGGGCCGGGCGCAAGCGCGAGGAGGCGCTGGTCGCGCTGCGTTCGGACGTCGAGGCCGCCGCCTCCCGCACGCTCGTGGCCGCGGGCGGTCGCGTCGAAGAGCGGCTGCGCGCGGTGCTCACCGGGCCGGGCGCCCCCGCCGGAGGCGGCGCCGCCCTGCCCGACGCCGCCGCGCGGGCCCGCGACCGCGAGTCGAAGATCGTCGCGTCGGTCACGGCGTGGTCGGCGAGCGTCTCCGGCGTCGTCGACGGCTTCGGGGCGGGCGAGCACGCCGAACGGGTGGCCGCCGCCGTCAAGGCGTTCGGGCCGCAGGGCCTGGGCACGCTGCTGCTCGCCTCGGCCGCGGGAAGCGCCGACGCCGAGCGGCTCCTCGTCCGCGTCTTCGCGGAAGCCCACGCCGAGCCCGTGAAGACCTTGCGCGCCGACCTCGGCGAGCGTGCGGTCGCCGTCGTCGGCGACGAGCTCGACGCCGTCCTGGGCGTGCTCGACACCCCGAACCTCGCCGACGACGCAGCCTCCGGGCTGCGGGTGCGGCTCGCCGAGCTGAGGAGACTGACGTGA